From a region of the Candidatus Binatia bacterium genome:
- a CDS encoding DUF853 domain-containing protein: MTSPLPIARVGDREICLLPQFANRHGLIAGATGTGKTVTLQVLVERLSAAGVPVFLADVKGDLSGLAAAGSLTTKLRDRLEALHIPEPRWTGFPVEFWDVFGSQGLPVRATVTEMGPLLLARVLDLNATQQAVLTVAFKVADDHRLPLLDLKDLRAMVQFVGDRAAQLKTRYGNIAPASVGAIQRGLVELEEQDAEAFFGEPAFDVGDLLRVDNGRGVINILAADRLLHTPRLYSAFLLFLLAELFEELPEVGDPERPKLVFFFDEAHLLFTDAPKALLERVEQVVRLIRSKGVGVYFVTQSPLDLPETVLGQLGNRLQHALRAFTPKDQSAVRTAARTMRQNPGFDVVTAITELAVGEALVSCLDAAGVPSPVERANVLPPASRIGPIEPAERRARIEASPLAATYERPVDRESAYEILERRTAAPPGLPEGGGETRTPVPESEGGMMDQLKDLLWGSTGPRGGRREGVIQVAAKSLARSAGREILRGVLGTLGGQRRRR; the protein is encoded by the coding sequence ATGACTTCTCCTTTGCCCATTGCGAGGGTCGGTGACCGCGAGATCTGCCTGCTACCGCAGTTCGCCAACCGGCACGGACTGATTGCCGGCGCCACCGGCACCGGCAAGACGGTGACCTTACAGGTCCTCGTCGAACGCCTTTCCGCCGCCGGCGTGCCGGTGTTTCTGGCGGACGTCAAAGGGGATCTCTCGGGGCTCGCCGCAGCGGGCAGCCTGACGACGAAGTTGCGTGACCGCCTGGAAGCCTTGCACATCCCTGAGCCCCGGTGGACCGGTTTCCCCGTCGAGTTCTGGGACGTTTTCGGCAGTCAGGGCCTGCCGGTTCGTGCCACCGTGACGGAGATGGGTCCGTTGCTGCTGGCCCGTGTGCTCGACCTCAACGCGACACAGCAGGCAGTGCTCACCGTGGCGTTCAAGGTCGCCGACGATCATCGGCTGCCATTGCTTGACCTCAAGGATCTGCGCGCGATGGTGCAGTTCGTCGGCGATCGTGCCGCTCAACTGAAGACCCGTTACGGGAACATCGCCCCGGCCTCGGTCGGGGCGATTCAACGGGGCCTCGTGGAACTCGAAGAGCAGGACGCCGAAGCGTTCTTCGGCGAACCGGCCTTTGACGTCGGCGATCTGCTGCGAGTCGACAACGGGCGCGGCGTCATCAACATCCTCGCGGCCGACCGGTTGTTACACACCCCGCGGCTGTACTCGGCGTTTCTGCTCTTCCTGCTGGCAGAGCTCTTCGAGGAGCTCCCGGAGGTCGGGGATCCGGAACGGCCGAAGCTCGTCTTCTTCTTCGACGAGGCGCACCTCTTGTTTACCGACGCCCCGAAGGCACTGCTGGAGCGCGTCGAACAGGTGGTCCGCCTCATTCGTTCGAAGGGGGTCGGGGTGTATTTCGTCACCCAGAGCCCGCTCGACCTGCCCGAGACCGTGCTCGGACAACTGGGAAACCGACTCCAGCACGCCTTGCGCGCCTTCACGCCCAAAGATCAGTCCGCTGTGAGGACGGCGGCGAGAACGATGCGCCAGAATCCGGGCTTCGACGTGGTGACGGCGATCACCGAGCTGGCTGTCGGCGAGGCGCTCGTTTCCTGTCTCGACGCAGCCGGCGTCCCCAGCCCGGTGGAGCGCGCGAACGTGCTCCCGCCGGCCAGCCGAATCGGACCGATCGAACCCGCGGAGCGGCGCGCCCGGATCGAGGCGTCGCCTCTGGCGGCAACCTACGAGCGCCCGGTGGACCGCGAGTCGGCGTACGAGATACTCGAGCGACGGACCGCCGCGCCCCCTGGGCTACCGGAGGGAGGCGGCGAGACCCGGACACCCGTTCCCGAGTCCGAAGGTGGCATGATGGATCAACTCAAAGACCTCCTGTGGGGTTCGACCGGCCCCCGTGGCGGTCGGCGCGAGGGTGTCATACAAGTGGCGGCGAAAAGTCTTGCTCGCAGTGCCGGCCGTGAAATCCTGCGGGGAGTGCTGGGAACGCTGGGTGGACAGCGGCGGCGGAGGTAA
- the gatA gene encoding Asp-tRNA(Asn)/Glu-tRNA(Gln) amidotransferase subunit GatA produces the protein MSELTRLSIDEAADLLKRRQVSAEDLTRAALERIAATEPALHSFITVTAEGAMEEARAADARRARGEHGPLLGIPVAIKDIILTRGTRTTAGSKILSTFVAPYDATVSARLRAAGAVCVGKLNCDEFAMGSSTENSAFGVTRNPWDTERVPGGSSGGSASAIAAAQCLGTLGTDTGGSIRQPAACCGVVGLKPTYGRVSRYGVIAYASSLDQVGPLARTVRGCAAMLGVVAGHDTADSTSVPRPVPDYAAHLDGKVRGLRIAVPREYFVEGVQPEVEAAVRTALHALEGQGANVSEVSLPHTRYAVATYYLVATAEASSNLARYDGVKYGHRAAAAEGLVDMYRKTRAEGFGAEVKRRIMLGTYALSAGYYDAYYLRAQKVRTLIRRDFEAVFAEHDVVLTPTAPTTAFRIGERTSDPLQMYLSDIFTISVNLAGLPAISLPCGFDTRGLPIGLQIIGRPFAEEIVLKAADAYERLTEWHRRTPDAVAQGGA, from the coding sequence ATGAGCGAGCTTACACGCCTGAGCATTGACGAGGCTGCCGATCTATTGAAGCGGCGGCAGGTGAGCGCCGAGGATCTGACGAGGGCGGCGCTCGAGCGCATCGCGGCCACGGAGCCGGCACTGCACTCCTTCATCACAGTTACCGCCGAGGGCGCGATGGAGGAGGCCCGTGCCGCCGATGCGCGGCGCGCCCGTGGCGAGCACGGCCCGTTGCTCGGGATACCCGTTGCGATCAAGGACATTATCCTCACCCGCGGCACGCGGACGACGGCAGGTTCGAAGATCCTTTCCACGTTCGTGGCGCCCTACGATGCCACCGTGTCGGCGCGTCTGCGCGCCGCAGGAGCGGTGTGCGTCGGCAAGCTGAACTGCGACGAATTCGCCATGGGCTCGTCGACGGAGAACTCGGCCTTCGGCGTGACGCGCAACCCGTGGGACACCGAGCGCGTTCCGGGCGGCTCGTCTGGCGGATCGGCTTCGGCAATCGCGGCGGCGCAGTGCCTCGGCACTCTGGGCACGGATACCGGCGGTTCGATCCGCCAGCCGGCGGCTTGCTGCGGCGTCGTCGGCCTCAAGCCGACCTACGGTCGGGTGTCGCGCTACGGCGTGATCGCTTACGCGTCGTCGCTCGATCAGGTCGGCCCGCTGGCCCGCACGGTGCGTGGATGCGCCGCCATGCTCGGAGTCGTCGCCGGCCATGACACGGCGGATTCCACCTCGGTGCCGCGACCCGTACCCGACTACGCCGCTCATCTCGACGGGAAGGTGCGCGGACTGCGCATTGCCGTGCCGCGCGAGTACTTCGTCGAGGGCGTGCAGCCGGAGGTCGAGGCGGCGGTGCGCACCGCACTGCACGCGCTCGAAGGGCAGGGGGCGAACGTGAGCGAGGTGTCTCTGCCGCACACGCGGTATGCCGTCGCAACGTACTATCTGGTCGCCACCGCGGAGGCGAGTTCGAACCTGGCCCGTTACGACGGCGTCAAGTACGGGCATCGGGCGGCTGCCGCCGAGGGCCTCGTCGACATGTACCGCAAGACTCGTGCGGAAGGATTCGGGGCCGAGGTCAAGCGACGGATCATGCTGGGGACTTACGCGCTCTCGGCCGGGTACTACGACGCCTATTACTTGCGGGCGCAGAAGGTGCGCACGCTGATTCGCCGGGACTTCGAAGCGGTGTTCGCCGAGCACGACGTGGTGCTGACGCCGACCGCGCCGACGACCGCGTTCCGCATCGGCGAGCGCACCAGCGATCCGCTGCAGATGTACCTGTCCGACATCTTCACCATATCCGTGAATCTTGCCGGACTGCCGGCGATCTCGCTGCCGTGTGGCTTCGATACGCGCGGTTTACCCATCGGACTGCAGATCATCGGGCGGCCGTTTGCCGAGGAGATCGTGCTGAAGGCGGCCGACGCATACGAGCGCCTTACCGAGTGGCACCGGCGCACTCCCGACGCGGTTGCGCAGGGGGGTGCGTGA
- the gatC gene encoding Asp-tRNA(Asn)/Glu-tRNA(Gln) amidotransferase subunit GatC — protein sequence MALSRDEVHRVALLARLDLSGEEEAAIAAQLDHILAHFQELSSLEVDNVEPTAHAADVSDAFRDDAVTNPPADEALRANAPARDGDFFKVPKIIE from the coding sequence ATGGCTCTGAGTCGAGACGAGGTGCACCGCGTCGCGTTGCTGGCGCGATTGGATCTTAGTGGGGAGGAAGAGGCAGCGATTGCCGCTCAACTCGACCACATCCTCGCGCACTTCCAGGAACTGTCGAGCCTGGAGGTCGACAACGTCGAGCCGACCGCGCACGCTGCCGACGTGAGCGACGCCTTCCGCGACGACGCTGTGACCAACCCCCCGGCCGACGAGGCGCTGCGAGCGAATGCACCGGCTCGCGACGGGGATTTCTTCAAGGTACCGAAAATCATCGAGTGA